ACGATGCGCGGGTCTTTCTTGCCGAAGATCGTGCCCGAAACCACGTGCTCCATCTCGGTGCTGATCGCCCGGACGGTAATCTGGTTGACATAGTAATCCGATTCGGCGCTGCTGGTCTCCGTCACCGTAATGCCCCTTTGCTGGGCCATGACATGGGCATTGACGAAGTTCACGTCGTCTTTGACCACCGGTGCCAATATGCCCTTGAGAACCGCCGTGGACACGGGCGAAAGATCGATGTCCTTGAAATCCCCGCAAAACTCGATGACCACCTCTTTGATGGGGCCCTGCACCAGCTGTGCCTGAAGGCAGCCCATGCGTTCGGCCAGGGTCAGATAGGGGCCGATTTTCTCCAGCACTTCTCCGGTCACCGAGGGCATGTTGACGGCATTGACCACCGTTCCTTCGGTCAGAAAATCGATGATCTGGCGGGCGACGGCAACGGCCACATTGGTCTGGGCTTCCTTGGTGGACGCACCCAGATGCGGCGTGCAGATGACCCGTTCGTGTTCGACAAGCGGGCTTTTGCCCGGCGGTTCGGTTTCGAAAACGTCCAGGGCCGCACCGGCAACCTTGCCGGATTCGAGGGCCTCGTACAGGTCGTTTTCGTCCACGATCCCGCCCCGGGCGCAGTTGACGATCATCACGCCGGGCTTCATCTTGTCGAAGGCCTCCTTGTTCAGCATGCCGACCGTATTTTTCAGTTTGGGAACATGCACGGTAATGTAATCGGCACGCTGGTAAAGGGTGTCCAGATCGACGCTTTCGAAGCCCGCCTTCTGAATCTGCTCCGGGGTGACAAAAGGATCGTGGATAATGACGTTCATCCGCAATCCGCGGGCGCGGTCGGCTACGATGGCGCCGATTTTCCCGAACCCGATGACGCCCAGCGTCTTGTTGAATATCTCGCGGCCCTGCAGCTTTTTCTTCTCCCAGCGGCCCTGGCGCAGCGAGGCGGTTCCCGTGGGTATGTTGCGGGTCAAAGAGAGCATCATGGCAATGGCGTGTTCGGCCGTCGTGATCACGTTGCCCGTGGGCGTGTTCATAACCACAACCCCCCGCTGGGTTGCCGCCGGGATATCCACATTGTCCAGTCCGATCCCCGCCCGCCCCACCACTTTCAGTTTCGATGCCGCCTGCAAAAGCTCTCTGGTGACTTTGGTGGCGCTGCGGATGACCAGGGCATCGTAAGTGCCGATAACCGCCAGCAGGGCGTCCTGCTCCAGCCCGGTTTTGACATCCACATCAATGCCCGCGGCTTCCTGAAACATGCGAATCCCGTCTTCACCCAGATTGTCGCTTACAAGAACCTTCATCATGCGTTTCCTTCTTGTGACGGTTGATCAAGTCCGTTCTTCGGTGACAAGGCCCGAGGATGCCGGACTGCCGACATCCACTTGTGCCGTCGATACGACATCGACGCGTAAAATGGTAATTGCCCGCAGTTGGGGCGAGAAAGAAAAGCCGGAATGTCAACGGCTTCTGGCTGGGGGCGCATTTTAATGAAAACCGGAGGAACATTCAACCCATATTTCAAAGGCCCGATTTCAGATCCAGGGGGCCACGGCAGCCCTTTCGTTATCCAATACAGGCCGCCAGGCAACGCTGTAGTGCATATCCGCCTCGTGGTATTTGGCGGTGAAGACCGCCGCGTAAAGCTCGCCCGGCAGATCAGGGAAGGTTTCGATCCACAAAACATCCTCCACCTGGAGGTCGAAATCCGCACATATGCGCTTGCCCAGGCTCTCCGCACAACTGGTTTTGAAAATCCCACCCTCCTTGCGCAAGGCCAGCACGATATGGGAACGAATGTGAGGATGCGAAGGGTCGGCCGATGACAGGTCGATAACTTTCACCCGCCAGGCGCAGGCATGAGCCGGCGTGGCCCCGGGATCCTCTTTGCGTTCCAACATGTATGTTCCGTCGAAAACAATCATGGCGTCCTTTTGGTTACCGGTACGACCGATGGGAGAAATAACCCCTTGCGCTGTCTGTACCATGGCGGCTCTGTGGCAATCATTTGCATCATAATGCGTGTCCCTTTGGTTGACAAGACAATTGATCGTCTGCCGCCTTGACCGCCCGCCGCCATTCTGTTATTGCCACCTCGCTTATGGAGAAACAACCCACTGCCTGAGAAAAATAAGGAAAGCCGTCATGCTGATTACTGAAATCCTGGCCAGAAACGCCAGAATGTATGGCCGGGAAACGGCGCTCATCGAACGGGCGCCGGAAATCGGTCGCAGGGTGGAAATCACCTGGGAAACCTTCGACCGCCAGGCCAACGCCATTGCCCAGGCCCTCATGGCCAGGGGGATCCGCAAAGGGGACCGCGTCGTCCACCTGATGATGAATTGCATTCAATGGCTGCCGGCCTATTTCGGCATCCTGAGAACAGGCGCATGGGCCGTGCCCCTCAACTTTCGTTTCGTGGCCAAAACCATCGCCAACTGCACCCATACCGCCGAAGCCAAGGCCTTTATTTTCGGCGAGGAGTTTATCGACCGGGTCGAAAAAATTCGGGATGAAATCAAAAGCAACGTGCAGACGTTCATTTTTACGGGACCGGAAAAACTGCGCCCCTCCTGGGCCGAGTCGTTGGAACAACTCATCGCCGATTATCCGGGCATCGACCCCGAGGTGCCCATCGAGATCTGCGACGACGCGGCCCTTTACTTTACCTCCGGCACCACCGGCACCCCCAAGGCCACCCGGCTGACCCACCGGAATCTGGAACATGCCTGCTATGTGGAAAACCGACACCACAACCAGACCCACGCCGACAATTTCCTGTGCATCCCCCCATTGTATCATACGGGCGCCAAGATGCACTGGTTCGGCAACTTTATCGTCGGCGCCCGGGCGGTGATTCTCAAAGGCATCGAACCGCGCTGGATACTGGAAGCCGTTTCCGAAGAGCGGGTAACCATCGTCTGGCTGCTGGTACCCTGGGCTCTGGACCTGCTGTTTGCCATCCAGAGCGGAGACCTGAAGATCAAGGACTACAACCTGGACCAATGGCGGCTGATGCATATCGGCGCCCAACCGGTTCCATCGAGCCTGATCAAGCAGTGGCACAAGGTCTTTCCCGACCATCAGTACGACACCAATTACGGATTGACGGAGAGCACCGGCCCCGGTTGCGTCCACCTGGGCCTCGAAAACATGCACAAGGTAGGGGCCATCGGCGTTCCCGGCTTCGACTGGGAAATTCAGATTGTCGATGA
This window of the uncultured Desulfosarcina sp. genome carries:
- the serA gene encoding phosphoglycerate dehydrogenase: MKVLVSDNLGEDGIRMFQEAAGIDVDVKTGLEQDALLAVIGTYDALVIRSATKVTRELLQAASKLKVVGRAGIGLDNVDIPAATQRGVVVMNTPTGNVITTAEHAIAMMLSLTRNIPTGTASLRQGRWEKKKLQGREIFNKTLGVIGFGKIGAIVADRARGLRMNVIIHDPFVTPEQIQKAGFESVDLDTLYQRADYITVHVPKLKNTVGMLNKEAFDKMKPGVMIVNCARGGIVDENDLYEALESGKVAGAALDVFETEPPGKSPLVEHERVICTPHLGASTKEAQTNVAVAVARQIIDFLTEGTVVNAVNMPSVTGEVLEKIGPYLTLAERMGCLQAQLVQGPIKEVVIEFCGDFKDIDLSPVSTAVLKGILAPVVKDDVNFVNAHVMAQQRGITVTETSSAESDYYVNQITVRAISTEMEHVVSGTIFGKKDPRIVKIDKFRLEMIPEGHMALIQNIDKPGSIGEIGTTLGQHQINIGRMQVGQEEEGDRNIVFLTTDTPIPEDVVEKMRQLSLVKTVTPLEF
- a CDS encoding AMP-binding protein; this translates as MLITEILARNARMYGRETALIERAPEIGRRVEITWETFDRQANAIAQALMARGIRKGDRVVHLMMNCIQWLPAYFGILRTGAWAVPLNFRFVAKTIANCTHTAEAKAFIFGEEFIDRVEKIRDEIKSNVQTFIFTGPEKLRPSWAESLEQLIADYPGIDPEVPIEICDDAALYFTSGTTGTPKATRLTHRNLEHACYVENRHHNQTHADNFLCIPPLYHTGAKMHWFGNFIVGARAVILKGIEPRWILEAVSEERVTIVWLLVPWALDLLFAIQSGDLKIKDYNLDQWRLMHIGAQPVPSSLIKQWHKVFPDHQYDTNYGLTESTGPGCVHLGLENMHKVGAIGVPGFDWEIQIVDDHMKPVPQGSPGELVAKGPGVMKEYYRNPEATAATIKDGWLLTGDVARQDDEGYIWLVDRKKDVIITGGENIYPVEIEDFLMGHSKIMDAAVIGLPSLRLGEIAAAIVNPKPGCELTRMEVEDFCTALPRYKRPRKIIFGDVPRNPTGKIEKPKLRKQYGGQAESFLSEKKE